tagaAAATATGGTGTGAGATACATAAAGTTTGCTACGGTACCTCTCACAGGAGCACCATCCATCAACTCGAATTTAGCAAGGGTTTCTGTCTCAACATATGTATTTGGCCCTGATCCAGTTGATTCTCGGCGCCTGATTTCAAGCTCCATGTTTTTTAGCTTAATTCTAACAAGAAGAAAATATATCTTGCCAATAATGACATCCTTCAAATGATACCTGAATAATTGAAATCCATATAAACACATTAGTATCCTTCCAAGCTGATAAAATAATTGACATCAGATTTTATACAAATTCCTGCTTAGAAATGCACTTTTGAGTGACATACTTGCTTTTACTGTATTCAAATTCAATGTGTAGACAATCCTCAATCCCAACTTCCATCTAGATGAACAATcaatgcaaataaataaagtcaaTAAGAAATTCCAAAATATCAGAATCGGTATGGAGTAGTACATCATATCCACCAGCAAATCACCAACGAACAATTGAAGAAACAGTTTTAAGGTCATTGCAATTACTATCATGGAAACTTTGGGAATATCAGGCATTAGTGTGGGAGAGTTTATAGCACCATGTAACTTGTAAAGGGACTAAATGATCATCTCTTGCAGAAGAACCATGATAAGAGTGACTCAAATTTAGGCATGGAACATCCTGATATGATAgaagtattttaatttaaacctCATCAATTTACCTGAAAAAAATAAGCATAGGGAAATAAAGGGAAATTTCCTTACCTTAATACTGTTATTGATTGATGGAGGAGGAGTATAATTGCGGACCTGatgcaaaaatataaaagaaaaaaaaaggaaagaaaaatcaaaattaatctgCTATGCTACGTTCTTAATCCAGGTAATCTAACTAACtgaacaaacaaataaatacaagataggaaaaaatataaaatcaatacaaagtaaaaggaacCCCTTACACCTTGACATGTTGGTGCATTAAGAGGATGAAATGGCCAAAGAAAACAACAATTGACATCTGAGTATCATTAGGTGCTATATATAAGGGGAGGGATCATCAAATACTAATATCTGTAGTGAACACCATATGGGTGAAACAATGTTAAATACCAAACAGCTAATCCTTTTCAAAAGGTCATGAGGTCCAAGATTGAacacatgaaaattaataaattagtgAAGTAGCTTTATCATTAAAGtcctaatttttctaaattcaaaattcacatcCTAGATAGCGTTCAGATTAATCTATTTATATTCTATTAAACACATGCAAGGTAATTTGTTTTCTAAGTTCAAAATTCATATCCTTTTTAGCATTCTGATTATCTATTTACATTTGATCAATCACATGCAAGGCAAATGATGCTtaacaattataacatattcTATGCAAGGATCTAATGTCGTGTTTCCTTTGACAATGATTATCAAAGAGAATTCTGTGCAAGTAACTTACAGTCATGGATAGGAATAAATTCTTTAGATAAATGATATTACTTCAGAGAAACCAGTCTTATTGGACTCAAAGGATATATAGTAAGAGGTCAAGACTCAAGATCTTAAGGACAACCATTTCACAATTTGATTCCTTATTCTCTCTCAAACCAAGGAAGATGCAAATTATAAATCTGTTCTTAGTTGATCAGTTAAGACGCATGAAGATGGcttccaacaaaaaaaaagttacttCCTAACAACCAATGTTTCACCTCATACCAATCCTTCAAGAGAGAGCAAATCTTGAAGAATGTTAAGATGGTTCCATACTGACCTAGAAGTCATGGGTGCAGAAAAAGCCtcttttcaaaagaataagGTTGTATATCTATGAAACTCCCTAGACCTAGCAATGACTAAGTCAAAAATGTTGAGCCACCATTTAGATtgtctaaaaaagaaaaacttccTCATTCTCTCACTTTCAACTCATCCACACCTCATACATTCCTTTTACATAACAAAGTCTTCTTATCAGGAACAGTTAGGTATAAGACCCTTATGCCTCATCAGGGCGGTTGAATTAAAAAACTGAACAGTAATGTGACATCATTCTCACATAATCTGAgtcaaatcataaataaatattcagaAGTTAAAAGGTGATAGATAAATCATGATATCACAATAATGTAAAAGCAGTTCAAGTTGCTGTTTCAAGTAGAATAGCATAATATTTCCATACAGTGCTTATGGAGAACACATTACCACAAAATCTTGGTACTCCACAATGTTGCTGACATAGTTTCTACTGATTGTCACTTTCAGTATATACCTATACATGCAATAATGTTTAGTTAGATAAGTTTTGTGTTATATCCTATATTAAAGGATCCTTGGTCATGAGTaaacatcaacaaagttaaagTAAACAAACATATTATGTCCTCACACTCTAGCATGACAGGGATACCACCAATAAATTAAATGGATAGCCTACCTAAGTCTAACATTCACTCCGTTATATGATTCATATGGCATCTCCACCGTAGAGAATTCAAATGGATatgtttttctttcatataactCACCAGGAACATCAAGTTCACGTACTGCagaaaaaagattgaaaattagGGAAAACTTAGAAGCAATTTACCATAATAAATGAACCGATATTTATTGTCCCATATATTGCCACCACAAACCAGGAAGGAAAAGGGAGAGGGGGGAGAAGGGAAAAATCATGTTGAAAACGAATAGTATAACTTGTAAGGACCCATACAACTGTTAGTTAAACTAAGTGCTTCTTAAGCCTTTTCTTATATGGTCAAATATACTCACCAAGAGATGTGAAATCATAGAAGTTGCCTCTGTCAAAATACAATTCTgcaaagaatagaaaaaaaatgtcaTGATCCAGGTATAGGGGCAGCATTAACATGGAGATGTTGCTTTTGAACATTAcacattattcaaaaaatttggaaataaaaatcaCTATAGAAAACTTAAAGTACAGAACaaactcaattattaaaaagagaaaaacaacaTAATAGTATGTAGGACTCAAGATCTACTCaggctaaattataaatacatataatatgtgCTTCTTAAGATGTGTTGTATGTAAAAATTTATAGATTAAAAGCGGCAAATGATGGCAACTATATACATATGCTCAGGAAACAACTATATACAAATGCGGACCTAAAATGAAAGGCATGAAGCAAATGAAGCACACCTATCTGACCAAGGAGCTCAATTTTAACACCATTATGTTCAACCTTCTTCCCATGTATTGGCTCTATAACAACCTGAAGAATCAGTAATAAAAGTAGAATCATGGATACAGTTTTGACTGAAAATTAGAACAAAACTGGTTGGATATAACAAGCAGATAAGCTAAGTCATGAGTTCCAAAATGGCAACATGAAAAACACTACCTCTCCTACAATATTTTCTTGGCTCTGGAAGAGAGCAACCATAACTGTTTTCCCATTTTCCTTCTTTAGCGGAACCTACAAAGTAACATTGATCTATGAAGAGAATATTTGAATACAAAATACCAAAGAAAACATTCAGTAATAAATGTGCAATCTCATCTAGAACTCAAGTGCACAACCATTGAACAAAGTTGACCG
The window above is part of the Gossypium raimondii isolate GPD5lz chromosome 9, ASM2569854v1, whole genome shotgun sequence genome. Proteins encoded here:
- the LOC105799321 gene encoding vacuolar protein sorting-associated protein 26A isoform X1, translated to MNYLVGAFKPPCNIFISFTDGRSRKQVPLKKENGKTVMVALFQSQENIVGEVVIEPIHGKKVEHNGVKIELLGQIELYFDRGNFYDFTSLVRELDVPGELYERKTYPFEFSTVEMPYESYNGVNVRLRYILKVTISRNYVSNIVEYQDFVVRNYTPPPSINNSIKDVPCLNLSHSYHGSSARDDHLVPLQMEVGIEDCLHIEFEYSKSKYHLKDVIIGKIYFLLVRIKLKNMELEIRRRESTGSGPNTYVETETLAKFELMDGAPVRGESIPIRLFLSPYELTPTYRNINNKFSVKYYLNLVLVDEEDRRYFKQQEITMYRNLEAS
- the LOC105799321 gene encoding vacuolar protein sorting-associated protein 26A isoform X2 produces the protein MNYLVGAFKPPCNIFISFTDGRSRKQVPLKKENGKTVMVALFQSQENIVGEVVIEPIHGKKVEHNGVKIELLGQIELYFDRGNFYDFTSLVRELDVPGELYERKTYPFEFSTVEMPYESYNGVNVRLRYILKVTISRNYVSNIVEYQDFVVRNYTPPPSINNSIKMEVGIEDCLHIEFEYSKSKYHLKDVIIGKIYFLLVRIKLKNMELEIRRRESTGSGPNTYVETETLAKFELMDGAPVRGESIPIRLFLSPYELTPTYRNINNKFSVKYYLNLVLVDEEDRRYFKQQEITMYRNLEAS